In Erwinia pyrifoliae DSM 12163, the genomic window GGCAAACTACGTGCGTAAAGAGCAACCGCTGGACTGCGCGGGCAGTTTCAAAAGTGAGGGGCTGGGAATAGCGCTGTTTGACCGCTTATCAGGCCGCGACCCGAATACGCTGGTCGGGCTGCCGCTGATTGCGCTGGCAGAGATGCTAAGAAAAGCCGGGCTTAACCCGCTGGCCGGCTGATAGCCCGCCAGCGGGATGCCGCCGTAGCACACCGGCTGTCAGCCGGTGATGGCCGTTTTTCGCAACGCCGCCAGGCAACGCTTCAGCTGTTCATCAAGCGGCGCTTCCACGCGCATTATCTCCCCGGTATTCGGGTGGGTAAAGCGCAATGCGGCGGCATGTAAAAACAGTCGTTTAAGGCCGGTACTACTGAGCTGCTGGTCAAATTCAGTTTCGCCGTAGCGGTCGTCTAAGGCAATCGGATGTCCGGCATGCAGCGTGTGCACACGGATTTGGTGTGTGCGTCCGGTCACCGGACTGGCTTTCACCAGCGTGGCGATAGCGTAGCGCTCTTCCACTTTAAACAGCGTTTCAGACGGTTTGCCTTCACTGCTTACCTTGACCACCCGCTCGCCGCTTTGCAAAATGTTTTTCAGCAGTGGCGCACGAACCGCTTTCACATGGGACGGCCACTGGCCGCGTACCAGCGCCAGATAATCTTTCTGCATCCCCTTCTCGCGCAGCTGCTCATGCAGCGATCGCAGAGCGGAGCGTTTTTTCGCTACCAGCAAAATGCCTGAGGTATCACGATCCAGGCGGTGCACCAATTCGAGAAAACGCGCATCCGGGCGAAGGGCGCGCAGCCCTTCAATCACCCCAAAGCTCAGGCCGCTGCCGCCATGAACCGCCGTGCCGGAAGGCTTATTCATGACCAGAAGATAATCATCTTCAAAAATAATAGCGGCTTCCAGCGCGGCGACTTTGGCCAACTTAGGCGAAACATTTTCCTCTTCGCGTTCAGCCACGCGCACCGGAGGGATGCGCACTTCGTCCCCGGCCTCAAGTTTATATTCTGGTTTGATGCGCTTTTTGTTCACCCGCACTTCGCCCTTACGCAAAATGCGATAAATCATGCTTTTCGGCACCCCTTTCAACTGGGTACGCAAAAAGTTATCAATGCGCTGTCCCGCTTCATCAGCAGAAATGGCAATAAAATGTACGGCTGGTGTATTGGTTTTCATGGTTGGCGATTCTAAATAGTGCGCTGTGATAGCGCCACCTCTTTTTATGTGCTTAACTGACTGAGACGGTTATCGCTGCCGGGTTATGAACGGTTTTTAGACAATTTGCTGAAAAGCACTGCAATATATTCTGAAAACTGTAAGAAACATGGCCTCGCGGATAAAGTCACCTTGCGATCACCTGCTTAGCGATGAAATAATGTTTACGTTTTTTGACGCTATAACTTGTGAAGACAGGGGAATAAATAGCGTAAACCCAGGATTTTCGTCGTGCTGCACAATGGCAGGCGAAAGCGACAGGGTGTAATAAGCAATTTTGCCGGATAGCCCACACGCGCAGCAATGGCGTAAGACGTAGTGAGCAATCAGGCATTTAGCGGGCTGCGGGTTGCAGCCTGGACGATAAAGCGGGATTGGTTCTCCTGGTCATTCACTGGCGGCCCCCTTCAAAGCGCTGTTTTTCCATATGTAAAACAGGCTACCGAGTATTTGCACCCCTTGAGCTGGCGACAACCGGGAGGTTGACGGCTTTGCGATAAGACACGGGGTCATCGGTTCCTCACGTCCAGCGTTACTTTGCCCGTAGCTTTGTCAATAATGTAAGAATAATGAGTAAGTTACGATGAAAAGAATGCTGATAAACGCGACTCAGCAAGAAGAGTTGCGTGTTGCCCTTGTCGATGGACAGCGCCTGTACGACCTGGATATTGAAAGCCCGGGACACGAACAGAAAAAAGCCAACATCTATAAAGGCAAGATCACCCGTATTGAACCCAGTCTTGAAGCCGCATTTGTTGATTATGGCGCCGAAAGGCATGGTTTCCTGCCTCTGAAAGAAATATCCCGCGAATACTTCCCTTCTCATTACCATGCTCACGGCCGTCCTAATATCAAAGATGTGCTGCGTGAAGGCCAGGAAGTGATTGTTCAGATTGATAAAGAAGAGCGTGGCAATAAAGGCGCCGCTCTGACCACCTTTATCAGTCTGGCGGGCAGTTATCTGGTATTGATGCCGAATAACCCGCGTGCTGGCGGCATTTCGCGCCGCATTGAGGGTGATGACCGTACTGAACTGAAAGAAGCGCTCTCTTCGCTTGAGCTACCCGACGGCATGGGCCTGATTGTGCGCACTGCAGGCGTGGGCAAATCCGCCGAAGCCTTACAGTGGGATTTAGGTTTCCGCATCAAGCATTGGGAAGCGATCAAGAAAGCCGCTGACAGCCGCCCGGCTCCGTTCCTGATCCATCAGGAAAGCAATGTCATCGTACGTGCCTTCCGCGACTATCTGCGCCAGGACATTGGCGAAATCCTGATTGATAACCCGAAAGTGCTGGAGCTGGCACGCCAGCATATCGCCGCACTGGGACGTCCGGATTTCAGCAGCAAAATCAAGCTTTATACCGGTGAAATACCGCTGTTCAGCCATTACCAGATCGAATCGCAGATTGAATCCGCCTTCCAGCGTGAAGTGCGCCTGCCATCAGGCGGCTCGATTGTTATTGATACCACCGAAGCGCTGACCGCCATCGATATCAACTCCGCTCGCGCCACCCGGGGCGGTGACATCGAAGAGACAGCTTTTAACACCAACCTTGAAGCTGCCGACGAGATTGCCCGCCAGCTGCGTCTGCGTGACCTCGGTGGCCTGATCGTCATCGACTTTATCGACATGACCCCGGTTCGCCATCAGCGTGCGGTTGAAAATCGCCTGCGCGAAGCGGTACGCCAGGATCGTGCGCGTATCCAGATCGGCCATATTTCCCGTTTCGGCCTGCTGGAAATGTCACGTCAACGTCTCAGTCCGTCACTGGGTGAGTCCAGCCATCACGTATGCCCGCGCTGTAGCGGCACCGGCACTATTCGTGATAATGAATCGCTGGCGCTCTCTATTCTGCGCCTGATTGAAGAAGAAGCGCTGAAAGAGAATACCAAAGAAGTCCACGCCATCGTGCCGGTACAGGTGGCCTCCTACCTGCTGAACGAGAAGCGTGATGCGGTAAGCGCCATTGAGAAACGCCAGGGCGGCGTACGTGCCATTATCGTACCAAACGATAACATGCAGACTCCGCACTATTCGGTACTGCGCGTTCGCAGTGGCGAAGAAACCCAGACCTTAAGCTATCATCTGCCGAAACTGCATGAAGCTGAAATGGCGCTGCCTTCTGAAGAAGAACATGCCGAGCGCAAAAGCCCGGAGCAGCCTGCCCTCGCCGCTTTTGTGATGCCAGATGCGCCACCGGCACTGCAGGAAGCCGTTGCTGAACCCGCCGCGCCAAAGGCCGCTGTTAAAACCCCAGCCCCTGCTTCAGCCCAGCCGGGTCTGGTTAGCCGCATCGTTAGCAGCCTGAAAAAACTGTTTGCTGCGCCAGAGAAGCCAGCGGAACAGCCACAGCCGCCGGTGGCTGAAGAGAAAAGCGCTGAAGCATCGGCTCCGCGCGGCGAGCGTCGTAACCATCGCCGCCAGAATAACCGTCGTGACCGTAACGGCGATCGCAACGAGCGTAATGATCGCAGCGGTGAACGCAACGATCGCAGCGCAGAGCGTAACGAACGCAGCGCAGCGCAGAGCGAACGCGCACCGCGTGAGCGTAATAACGAAGCCCGCGAAGGTCGTGAAGACCGCCGTAATAATCAACGTCGCAATCCTCAGCAGACCGATGCACGTAGTGAGCGTATGGTGCCGGACGAGTTTGAGCGCAGTGAAACCACTCAGCCGCGCCAGCCACGTCAGGATCGCCAGCGTCGGCGTTCTGGTCAAAACCAGGAAGAAAAACGTTCTC contains:
- the rluC gene encoding 23S rRNA pseudouridine(955/2504/2580) synthase RluC yields the protein MKTNTPAVHFIAISADEAGQRIDNFLRTQLKGVPKSMIYRILRKGEVRVNKKRIKPEYKLEAGDEVRIPPVRVAEREEENVSPKLAKVAALEAAIIFEDDYLLVMNKPSGTAVHGGSGLSFGVIEGLRALRPDARFLELVHRLDRDTSGILLVAKKRSALRSLHEQLREKGMQKDYLALVRGQWPSHVKAVRAPLLKNILQSGERVVKVSSEGKPSETLFKVEERYAIATLVKASPVTGRTHQIRVHTLHAGHPIALDDRYGETEFDQQLSSTGLKRLFLHAAALRFTHPNTGEIMRVEAPLDEQLKRCLAALRKTAITG
- the rne gene encoding ribonuclease E — protein: MKRMLINATQQEELRVALVDGQRLYDLDIESPGHEQKKANIYKGKITRIEPSLEAAFVDYGAERHGFLPLKEISREYFPSHYHAHGRPNIKDVLREGQEVIVQIDKEERGNKGAALTTFISLAGSYLVLMPNNPRAGGISRRIEGDDRTELKEALSSLELPDGMGLIVRTAGVGKSAEALQWDLGFRIKHWEAIKKAADSRPAPFLIHQESNVIVRAFRDYLRQDIGEILIDNPKVLELARQHIAALGRPDFSSKIKLYTGEIPLFSHYQIESQIESAFQREVRLPSGGSIVIDTTEALTAIDINSARATRGGDIEETAFNTNLEAADEIARQLRLRDLGGLIVIDFIDMTPVRHQRAVENRLREAVRQDRARIQIGHISRFGLLEMSRQRLSPSLGESSHHVCPRCSGTGTIRDNESLALSILRLIEEEALKENTKEVHAIVPVQVASYLLNEKRDAVSAIEKRQGGVRAIIVPNDNMQTPHYSVLRVRSGEETQTLSYHLPKLHEAEMALPSEEEHAERKSPEQPALAAFVMPDAPPALQEAVAEPAAPKAAVKTPAPASAQPGLVSRIVSSLKKLFAAPEKPAEQPQPPVAEEKSAEASAPRGERRNHRRQNNRRDRNGDRNERNDRSGERNDRSAERNERSAAQSERAPRERNNEAREGREDRRNNQRRNPQQTDARSERMVPDEFERSETTQPRQPRQDRQRRRSGQNQEEKRSLVQEEKIPEPVVENVPAPEVLEESVQVMPRRKQRQLNQKVRIETAEQTAARSFAPQESEPAVPAVPAVTQPVVETEDHDDRDGNSIPRRSRRSPRHLRVSGQRRRRYRDERYPTQSPMPLAHAAASPESASGKVWISYPVAQVSDHETHEEHPHSVVPAYGHADIAQRDALDTAATVAMHASVTESVAAPAVEPAPAVEPAPAVEPAPAVEPAPAVEAAPAVEAAPAVEAAPAVEAAPAVEPAPAVQPAPAVQPAPAVQPAPAVQPAPAVQPAPAVXPAPAVQPAPAVQPAPAVQPAPAVXPAPAVQPAPAVQPAPAVEXAPAVKAAPAVEXAPAVQPAPAVQPAPAVQPAPAVKAAPAVEAAPAVEAAPAVEQAEAVQVVEAASVHLPEITPVTAEDTAAIDAPVNQQPAVISAVDEAVAAETAAEAVPAEEVKPEPADAVTDKSVDVSAQQAAASRVAPVEVSTEVEQQVARVLNAADASAQQPSAAAEPHAPVPVRDEPVDAATVQAGRYKHHATAPMTKAPAPAYQPEPARRSDWVRPAFNFEGKGAAGAHAASHQATAPATRP